The Gossypium hirsutum isolate 1008001.06 chromosome A03, Gossypium_hirsutum_v2.1, whole genome shotgun sequence genome contains the following window.
AAAAGCTAAAGgtgattgttttttttctttcttttttaagtaGTGTGGGTATAAGATAAAGGCATATTATTAGTAGAATTAAAGCAAGGGTACTTTAAGataggtttttctttttaaatgcaTGGCAGGTTCGTTGTATATTATAATTGCATGCATGATGCACTTCATTCGTTAGTTTCACGATATTGTCCTATAGCTAGAGGCTTTTTAATATGTTTTGCTTTTCAATTAAACTTTTGAGTTGGCTTTTTCAATGTATTTTGGTTTCTATCACGTTTATATTTTATGCCTTCTAATTCAATATATACTTTATCCATTATGCTTATATTGGAGATATTTGATCCACCGCAATGAATAAAttctcaaatcagattgaattggATTAAGTCTTAGTTCGATTAGTATGTTTATTGCTGTCAATGCAGGAATATGTGGGTTCGAGTGttctgaagcgcattatcctcctatttatgggttgcgGAGGGGCTATGCCTAGTTCTATGCATTGTGTCCAACTCGTTCTTGACATTTTTGGGGTCCTAGGCGAAACAATAAACTGGGTCTTTTTaaacaataattataaaatgtaatacaatAAAAGCTGAAATTTTTTTAGGGCCTTAAGAGATGAAGCATTTACGGTGAAAAACTGAAAACCTTaggcatttaattaatttattttaatctgAATTTTTCCCACATTAAAagctgaaaaaatatttttttgagacCCTTCCAGCCTTGGGCCCTAGGCGATTGCACTCTCAAACAACCTCTAGGGCCGAGCCTGATTGTGTCAAAAAGAACTGTTATGATTAAAATCTATAATAAGATTGTTCAAAAAAGAAACTTATGCATGTATCAATAAGCTGAATAATGATATGGAGAATTggattaaattaatcaaattaattagttaattttacagtttaatatattgaatttcgaaaataaaaaagataaatatcaaatttatatatgagctttggtttaatgtgtaatttgatacatgaatttttgtttgatgcaattatacatatgaaacttGAATTGTGGTTCATGTGTTGTTGAGGGAAGTCGACTCCTTCGCAAGAAGTCTTTGAAATGTCATTTGCCAAGTAGTTGACGTTGCCTTCAACAATCGAAAGTATTGTCCTCTTGTTGAGGTTTTGCCCCCCAACCTTCACGAAGAGTTAAGTGCTAATATTGGGCGTGTGAATAATTATATATGGAGGTATATGGGCGCACCATGGATCAAACCACCAACCTAGGCTTTATATAAACCTTATAAGCAAACCTAGTACCACTTAAGCTACGGACGCAGTAGAGGCTGCCCACAACATATGtaattgaaattttggttttgattcaattatacacatttaaagaaatgaatatatacatttattttaatattggattaatatttttagttgtgTGTGCATTATATCAGAGCAAAACAATGCTAATTTGATAATATTgttactaatttgtgaaacttgaatcaaattaaaatttcatgtataaaatctcaaaaaataaaaaagttcatGTATTATATTGCAAATtagatcaaaattcatgtataactTTGATATTTATCCAAAAAAATGTTGATCAAAACTGGTAAAAGATAGAGACTTGAAAACTAGAAAGATTgattaaaaacaattaaatagtCACCTATCAATCTGGTCCCAACTCAATTAGGAAATTAACAAATACccaatcatttttaaaaataataactataCTATGAGGTTTTTTCGTCTTTTTGTATTTTGATATCGTATCTAGAATAATATATGCATGATAAGATTTGAACCCAATAAATAAAAGCCTTTGATATTTTAACCTTATCATTTTAACCAGagccttatttatttttatatgagttttataaatttatttgttaCATAAATTCTTTTTGGCACACGTTGTGCCATAATTTAGTGTTTTCGGTTGATTTATTAATCTATTTTTaactataatattattttaatttatttttaaatttttaattattcataattaccatttttaaaatttttaatataattatactaCTCGATTCAATCCATTAAATCGATAACCAAAAATTTAATCGGTTCAATTTCCAATTTGTTTTTCTATCGATGAGTAACTCCAAGTCAAAAAATATATGTAGTCAGGGGCGTAGCtaggggggctggcatgggcccggccccccctaaaatggaaaattttattttacgcccttaaattttttttaaaattttaaattagtaaaggtaaaatttcactttggcccccctaaaattataaaaattcaatttaatcctttacaaattataaaaatataaattataaaaaattaaaatttcatccgactccccctaaaaaaattttctggcttcgcccctgtgtGTAGTGTGAACGATAAAAGCATTAGGGAAGTTACTATATTAGGAGGCAATTTGCATTTTGCtctctttattaaaaaaaattgacaaattagtcattgtacgtTAGATAAAAGAGTAAACTGATTCTTCTATTAAAactttcatctatttctactgcTGAAAACTTGTCCCCGTACATTAGCATGAGGTATATTTGACACGTCACATGTAACTGTCTAGCTATAGCGCTAGCTACACTAGTTTTTTatagtaaaaatgaatgaaatttttaacagaaatgactaGTATACTCTTTGTTCTAATGCAAatagactaatttactcattttcgattagatgaaagtaaaatacaatttaactcgtAGCACAGGGGCTCCATAGTACTTTTATTTAATGTAAACCAATAAGATCAAACTAATAGAGAGAACCCACTGGGCCAAAGCCACTGATTAGCActtcttaattaaaaaattgcAAAAGCCCAAATATAAACTTCAGCCCATAAAATCTGGAGAAACATTTTACGCTACCAGCGCAAAATAGCACTAAACTACTAAAACAAAGCCCAGGTTCACAGGCCCTTTTCAATAAAGGCTTTATTTGTAAATAGACCCCTAAACTATACCTCAATTTGGAGATCGATCCTTAGATTTTTTTCAAGAATGATactatattttcaattttatctcattttgccaaaaaaaaattgtacaatATCCAATAAAAAATGCCACGTTGCATGTTCATAAAATTTTTGAGTAAACCGAAACAAAATTAATAGTTTAGGTATACTTTCtttatcttaaaaaaaaataaaggaccaATCTGAGTATAAAGCTATAGTTTAAGGGTCAACTGACAATAAATCCTTGCAGAAACACCCCTtgattttttctcaattttctttttccttctttcttcttctttctatcACCGCGCTAAAAATCTCCTCTCTGTCCGTATAGTTTCCAAAATCCAACGCACTAGATTCAAGGTCAGTTATTTTAtaaccttaatttttttataattttaattattattttgttgaaAGAAAAAAACAGAAGAAAATCTCTAAGTGAATCACTAATAATTTCAAATCTAATTCTCATTGTTGTTCTCTCAATTATTCAATAGAATATTCGAAATGTCATCTCAGGGAAGCTTTTTGAATTTTGTTCTCCttgttttcgttttttttttgtttaatttcgtTTTGTATTTGCTGAGATAACTGAGGTCAAGATAGAAAAGAATGGGAAAGTTTTTcgaatttcatttaattttctgTGTGGAGTTGATCGTTTTTGCTTAGGTTACTATTTGTGTGCTCAGTTTATGTCTTTATTtacattaagatttttttttcgtgaaaattcatccattttaagCTGGATATGAGCAATTTCTTTGTTAAATTGAGCTGTGAATGATGTTATGTTATCATTAGGGTTTGATGTAGAAAATGACACCTAGATATTGAAGATCTCTTTGTTAAATGCAGGAAAGATTGGTAAGCTGGCTAGTTAAAGTAAATATATAGTTTTGGTTAAATGATAAAGACTGATAGTGAAGTACAGAGATGTACATTTGAAAAATGCACATTGTCACTTGCATGCTACTAATAGAAAGATAAGTTAGGGTATGTGATGGCCTTGTGTCGAGGCGAGAGTTGATGTTTTAAGGTAGCTCTTTCAAAGTCTGCTCTGAGTAATTTGTTCTTAAGTTTATCTTTTGAACATCTGGTATTTTATATGATATCTTGATTTCTAAATTGTTTTTAACAAAGATTTTGCATTGCCATTTACCTCCACTGCCTATTTTCGATCTCTTGAAGTTTCTTATTATAATAATACTGTTTATTACATTTGTAGACAtggtaatttttagtttttcttttttttcctctcgCTGTCTCTCTCCCTCCGCTTTTCCCCATATTATAGTGTTTTTCTTATTCAAATGCATAAGTAAAGGAAGATGCATTGGACAATTTCTGTTAGGATCTAGCTTGGAGAAATAAATGGTTCTAAATAGGGAACTCTAATCAGTAGCTTATGAAACAACAAAGTAGTAAAAGTGGCAATAGCTTGGTTTTTAATGAAGCTTAATGTCTTAGGATTTCTTACTTTATTCATTGTTATTTCCTTTTACTGTGTTTCCTTGCGAGTATTTTAGGTCTGCTTCAACATTAGATGACTGATAGTTGATATTTTACTTATTTCGGTTGGTTAATTAATGTTGATCCCTATAATATTCCGTCTCTCGAGTTTTATTAGCTTAATTGGGATGTAGGATGTCTGCTGCTGGCGCATTGAATTCTACATGAAACATTCTTGAAAATTATTGCTATCACTTGcaatctttttttttacaaattgtgATTGGTAAGACTTGTTCTTTTTATTGTCAATTTAGGTGAAACTTATGTTACAGTTTTGGGCTTTCAATTGTATGTTTGGATCTTTGGATTCTGTCTTCTGAATAATTTTACCCTCTGCTCTGTCAAATTTTAGTATCTATTTATTTGCTAAAACTAAAAATCCCCTACTTTTTTTGGTAATATGGATGCTGATATTTTTCATTGTTAGCTTTCTACCTGATATGATCAATGTTGAACATATGGGTGTTTCTCCACCAGAAACAAAGAGCGAAAAAGgaaaccattttgcccctgaagAGACAACATCAGAGCAGGCCCATGAATTAGGTAGTGAATATTTACATACTGAACTTTCTGAAAATAAACATCCATGTGGTTATGCAAGAACTCGAAACGAATCAGCTGAAACTGCCACTGGTGTGTCTTGCTCTGACATTCACGAATCATCTTCTGGATATGTGGATAAGAATTCTCCACCTGAACATTTGGGTTTGCTTCCTAAGTATGCGAGTGAGCATAACCCTCCCGATAATAGTTTTTGTCATCAAGAAACCGTATCAGGGATGACACATGAGTATGGTTCTGGATATGTGCATGAGACATCAGAAAAGAAGCATCAGCCTGGTTCTGATATTGTTCAAAATAATCTTGAAGAAGCATGCACTTTGGTTTGTGGCCTTCCTGCTGAACATTTGCGACCATGTTCTGAAGAGTTTTCCAAGAATACTCTCACTGAAAGATTAGGGGTTTTGCCTGAAGATTCAAGCAAGTGCACCCAGATTGATCAACTTTCATGTCCCCAACTAGGTAGTGTGGAACCAACAGCTGCCTTTGGTTCTATAAATACAAGTAAGGAACTTGGTGAACCAACAGAGCAGCAACAACAGCTTGGTTCTGAAAGTTTATCAAATGGTATAGTAAAAAGTCCTACTGCTACATCTCATAATGCTTTTTATCAAGCCTTGGAATTGAATCCTGAGGTTATGAACCAGAGTAATTGTGGCCAACGTTTGCAGTCACCTTCTGAAGGTGCTAGCATTGTTTCTCAGATTGGAAAGAGTTATCTTGTTGAGCCTTTAGGATTGCCTCCAGGATTTGAATCTGGAAATTCTTGTGTTCAACAACCAAAGCTCCATTCTGAAGACATGGCTCAAAGTTCTGGTGTGGAACAGCATGAAGCAACACCTAAGAATTTTCTTGAGAATTCTGTCCAAGGCAGGGATGGAGAATCTTCAAAAACAAGGAAAAAGTATACGCCAAGACCTTTGTCAAGCAGTGACAGGGTCTTGCGTTCAAAATCGCAAGAGAAGTCTAAAGCTAGTGAGTTGAGCAATAATATCACTGATATTGGCTCTAGTGAACAGCAAAAAGGGaagaacaggaataaaatgattGAAAAAAGAGAAGTTTCTGATGAATATTCAAGAATCAGGTCACATCTTAGGTATTTAGTGAATCGAATAAACTATGAACGAAGCCTGATTGCGGCATATTCGACAGAAGGCTGGAAGGGACTAAGGTTTGTTTAATTTACTGTTTTCTGTTTTATCTTGTTTGTTGTTgctacaaaattttatttatgagCTGATTCTTACAGCAATGGTACAAAATGTTTCTGTCTTGATCTTAAGTCTATCATGTCATAGATTATAGAATTGCCAAAGGGAGGTCAAAGAAAAGAATACAAATTTAACCATCTAAATGCTACCAAAACTTGTACTGCCTTAAGAATAGGTCGTCTAATACCAATTTCAAACTTAATGGAATGGCTATAAAAGCGTGGCATTGAATCTTCATCATCATGAACAAAATTAGTCTCTAGGATGAGGGCCTGTATACTTATTAGCTTCTGCAAGCTTTCTTGTTATTTCTCACTAGTGCCTTCCTCATATAGTCATTTTTTCTCTCATATTGTTTTCACCATCAGTGTAATTGGTGcagtatttatttcatttttgtggttgtatctGTGCTATTATGTTTTATAGAGATGACAACTTATAAAGATCCTCAAATACTTTGCAGTTTCCCAGATAGGAAAAAGTATTTGAAAATTGTgtaattttaatagtaaaatgaaCTGTATACATGATTATAGTGCTAAAGATTGATCTCCCAAAAAGATATCATAAGTTTATAACCCAAATCAGGTAGTATAGATTTATAACTTCGATTGTCTTTGTGTATTAACTGTTGAGATTTGAAGGATAAATTCAGCATTTATCTTCAGAGAGTAGGTTGCTTTGGACTGAAATTGATATTGATACTCCACATCTGTCATCAACCTGATTGTCCATTTCCCTATGGATAGCTAACATCTGTTTGTTGCTTTGGACTGTTTGTGTAACCTGCAGCTTAGAAAAGTTAAAGCCAGAGAAGGAGCTTCAACGTGCTACATCTGAAATTCTTCGACGCAAATTGAAAATTAGAGACCTATTTCAACGTATCGATTCATTATGTGCTGAAGGAAGGCTACCAGAATCTTTGTTTGATTCTAAAGGAGAAATTGACAGTGAGGATGTAGGAGAATCATAGTTACAAGCATTGCTTGTATTTTTTAATTGCTATTTTCTTATTGATGATAATAATTTGTCTTGGAATTGGAAATGCTTAGACATGAAATCCATGAATTGCAGATATTCTGTGCAAAATGTGGGTCTAAGGACCTGTCTGCCAACAATGATATCATACTCTGTGATGGTGTTTGTGACCGTGGATTCCATCAATATTGCCTGCAACCCCCTTTGTTAAAAGAAGACAGTAATACTCTCCATTGCCTGATTTAGACTAATGAATTGGTAGtgggttttgaaattttttcttatcattaatgctttttctttttctacctATTCCCCTTTTGCCACAGTTCCTCCTGGTGATGAGGGTTGGTTATGCCCCGGATGCTATTGCAAACTTTTTTGTATCGAACTGGTTAATGAATCTCAAGGAGCAAGTTTTTGTCTTGCTGACAGTTGGGAGGTTGATAACAGATCTTCTTTCTTTTCACTAGTTATTACTTACCCATGCACGCATGTGCACCCGCACACATATATCTATTTTAAGTCCTTACCATGTTCCTTCCTATCGACAGAAGGTCTTTCCTGAAGCAGTAGTAGCTGCAGGTGGACAAAATCAGGATCCTAACTTAGAACTACCATCAGATGATTCTGATGACAGTGATTATAATGCCGACAATTCAGAACCTGATGAGAAGGATCAAGGAGATGAGTCAAGTTCTGATGAATCTGATTTCACTTGTTCATCTGAGGAATTGGAAGTACCGCGTAATGTTGATCCATGTTTAGGGCTTCTGTCTGATGACTCGGAGGATGACGATTATGATCCTGATGGTCCAGATCATGATAATGTGGCTGAGCCCgaaagttcaacttcagattttaCATCTGATTCTGAGGATCTTGGTGCTATGTTAAAAGTTAATAGTTCTTCCCCAAAAGATGAAGTACCTGTGTCTAACATTGGCTCCACAGATTCCAAAGGACAAAAACCTAAACTTGGCGGAAATGAGTCCCGGAGTGATGAACCGTCATCAATAATGGATTCAGCTTCTGGACAAGATGGTACTGCTGTTTCTAAGAAACGAAGCAGCGAAAAGTTGGACTACAAAAAGTTATATGATGTGAGTGTCATTTCAAAATAAAGTATTATCTTAGACATGGTTACCTCTCCCGGCATATTTTTCAATTCTCGGTTTTTCAATTTCACCATTTAGAGAACTTGCCAAGATCCAAAGCTATAGTAGTTCATGTAACTTTTTTGACAGTTGAGTCATTTAAAAATGTTTTGGTCATTCCTTCTTGGTTTGCTCATCTTCTTTTGGGTATTCACAGGAGACATATGTCAATTTTCCTTCTAGTTCAAGTGATGATGAAGATTGGAGTGATACCATTGCACCAAGAAAAAGGAAGAGATGTGCCGCAGGAGCCTCTTCAGCACCAGAAAATGGAAATGCTTCTTCAAGTAGGAGTCTGTCAATATCCGAAGGTTCAAAGCTGAATCCAGAGCATAAACTAAGGAGAAACATGCGCCACAACTCAAATTTTAAGGATACAAATTTATCCCCTGCTGAATTAAAGGGTGGCACTTCTGGATCGGGTTCAAGTGATAAAAAAGCAGGTTCATCAACACATAGAAGACTCGGAGAAACTGAAAAGCAGGTATATAGGGTGTCTTATACGACTGATAAATGACTCTGAACGAAAACCAAACATTTGTATAATCAAAGCTTTTTTGCTTGTGAAAAAGTAGTGATCAACTTGATTAATACTTCGTATCTTTGTCTTCTAAAAATATAGTGATTTAATTTGGGTGGATATTTTGGTGTGTAGAGGCTTTGTGAATCGTTCAGGGAAAATCAGTATCCTGATCGAGCCACGAAAGAGAGATTAGGTAAAGAGCTCGATATGACTTTCCGGCAGGTATTACCTTTCTCTACTTGCAATGCAACTAAATGCCATATTTTCTGAActatctcattttcttttcttgagAATCTTAATGTTGTTGGTTTAATTTCGGGGTTCTTATTCGTGAAGGTCAGCAAATGGTTTGAAAATGCTCGTTGGAGCTTCAATCATCCAACATCTAATCAGGAAACCGCAGCTAAAAGATTTGCAGAAAATGCCATAGCCTCTGCTTTTCCGAAGAAAAACTGAATGATCGGCATCGTAGAGAGGGAGAAAGAGAGAAATCAAAATTGGTGAAATGGAGAGGTATTGAGACAGTTGATTTATATAGCTTTAAATTTAATGAACATTATAGGATAGGAATAGAAGGAACCCTGTTGCTCGAGGAAAATTTGCAGTGAAATGTTGTGACCCTTATCCAAATAGatatttaaatgctttattttttaaatctctgttttaattaattttttatataggtTTCTTTTtcaggatttttttttaaagaatgaatgaatgtaaataaggGTGATCGAGTGAAAATTTTGCTAATTcagttgaattttattttaccattttaacttggtttgagttaaattaaaaaattaaacatgttagattaaaatattattacaatataactaatttcatgttaaatgacataaattttaaaaaaaaatttaaagcaaaataataataaaaaataatttggcatgataaacttgaatcactAATTAACCTATTTAGCTTCTAAAagtattattttagaaattttagaaaatttcaacTTTCTTTATATTCtttagttttttctttaaaattataattttttaaaaatataaattttagaacttttattaatatttagaatcttgaaaattattttgaatttttgaaaattattttaacattttttgtaattttttgttgAGAGATCAATTTgtccattttaaaattaacaaagaCTAAAAAAATACATTTGTCCAATATCTTATTTGAGTTATTTAAAATTCATCTCGACTCAGAATTTAAAACTTgaataactcaaaatttgaataaaagtttaaataaaaaaaatcaagttcatcAATTTGATAAAGATTATGCATATCAAATTAAACTTTTTTCTTACTCCTGGATTAGGTAAAGTCCTGAAGAATAGACCACAACTTGGAATTCAAATTAATGGTTCTTCAATTGCAATGCAAACGCGTCGGTCAAATAGGTCATGCCGCAAGAACAGCCTTTGCTCATTTGAGCCACCCATGTGATGAGAGAAGTATCAAAACCGAAAAGGCATAATTCACTATGTGCATATGAAACGTAAAAAACATAAGcacaataattataaaacaaaatattatgtTAAAGCTATCAATAACATGTATTCAAGCATCACAAACCAAAGGAATTGATGATCAACTGGAGTAAAAATCTAAATGTGCTTAACAAGGCGATCATATAAGAGAATTACAGGTTTCTTCCTTCCAGTATCGTAAATAGAAAACATGTCTTTTTTTATTGAGATTTTTCTAATCAGACGACTTAAGCCTCTGGTTCCCCACAGTAACAAACTAATCTTCGACATCCAATTGCACTCTGCTGTGCTCATCCATGGCCTTTCAAGTACCTGCAATGAAAATTCGTGAAGTTATCTGCACAAGGTTTTCGATCACTTTGGATAGAGCTGTTAGCCACAGCTTGCTTCATTGAATTTATTTCATGTGAACAAATGTTATTCGACCAAAAATCATAATTCAAGATTGAATTTTACTTGCATGCAAGAAACAGAAAGCACAAATCTTAGAAACTCAAGTCTGAGAAAAATACCCACAAACAAAGGAACAAAACTATAGGAAGGTTCCCGATAGTTGCAATAAGCTAGCAAAGTGCTTTAAGTGATCACCTTAAGCAAAATCACAAGCAAAACAGTCACATTGTTGTTCTAACTAACGAGTTTCAGGGGGTAGTGCATTCAATGAGTATGAATTCTTAATGAACTGGATATCTAATATTTGAGGTCAGAGAACAAGGGCACTAAATACCATTGACGGTATGCAACATTGACAAGATGTTCCGTTGACAACATTCCAACCATTTCCAACATTTGACAGTATGCAATGCAAAAATGACATTCGGTTTAACTACAAGGTACTACACCACCAGTATGAATTTCTACAGCATATGAATGATCAAATATTTGAACAGCTAAAGTGAAACAAGGAACGGTTCCAATTCTTCATTTGTTTCAAAGAATCTGTGTTTTGACACATTATGAGAATTCATCCtctaaatttaagaaaaaatttagCATAGCTGCGTTAGTATCTGATACCAAGCGCTTGAGTCTAACATGGGTAAAGACTTACTCTTTTATTGTAGTTTAACACAAAGAAAAAAGTTTGGTGCAATAATAAAAagattacatatatataaatatatccaGTAATGATAAGCAAGAAAACATGACTTAAATCTGAGTACAGTAGCATCGCCAAGAAGAATTAAAAGGGAACTGACCATATCTAGATCACTACTCGTGTTGAGGATCCTAGTTATTAAATGgcattttataatgatttatttaacaaGGAAATGCTAGGTCTTTAGACCCATTTCTTTTCTCATATAGCCTATACAACAGCAGCATAGAATGACCAACATATTAGAGCTAGTTATTAAGagccaaaaagagaaaaaagagaggtTAAAACATGTCAAGCATAGGAGCAGTTAAATCCATGTGCCTTAGCTTATATCCAAGGGTTTATTTTCTATTTACTCTatatgaattattgattaagcacATTTgtctataatttcataataaaaggtaaaataaaaataagaaaaatataaaccTACAATGTGGTACAATTCTCTCTCCTTTAGCTGATTGAAAGTCCACGTGCATCACCCATCTTTTCCATTCCTCCCTATAAATCTCAATCCCATTTCCTTCTCATTAACTGAATTTAAAGAACTCAACTAACAAATGCACCTAATCTATGCTTGTTTAGGTAAATTTAACACAAAAGATATAAAGCAACTATAAAGAAAAGCAAGTGTTTTTCTTTTGTCCTAACAATGGCATTCATTATAAAGCAATtatcaaaaaaaggaaaaaaattgaagttatTCAAGTTTCAAGAGATGTGAATAACAAacttccttttccttttcatgTACCCTAGAAATAGCAAGACTCACAAAGAGACTACTAGCGATCCTGACAAGTACGGCAGAAGGTACCGTGAGACAGCTCGCAACAAGCCCGCACGTTAACAGTCAGGTGTGACGTGAGACAAGCCGTAGGAACCATGCTATGCAGAGGCAACAATGATTGGACACATCCCAATTCTCCCAAATTTCTGAAACAAACATAAGGCTAGCCAAAATCAATTTTGACATCCAAGCTTCCTTTTGTCAATGGGAAAATGTCAGCAAACTATGAAACTTTTTTTCATACAAAATAGTCTCTTGTATGATTCTCACTAATCCATACCGCCTTAGAAATTTAAGAACCTATTTAATCTTGGGAAAATTTAAGGCAAAAGGCAAGAATATTTTAGCTTCCcttgaaaacagagaaaatagtaACTCTACTTTAATCTAGTTTTCAGATTTAAAAATGAAAGTTCAATTGTTAACATCATTAAAATGATTCCATTAAGTTTAGGTTACAAAGGTTTTTTTTGGTTATATGAATACCAagcaagtatttttttttttaatttcaaaatgtcacacaatGGAATTTAACAGAAGTATTTTAACTGTTTTGACAACTGGActtcaattttgaaatctgaaaagtagagatACTAAATTCCAAATGTACAAAAAGTAAAGGGACCtggagcatatt
Protein-coding sequences here:
- the LOC107935031 gene encoding homeobox protein HAT3.1 isoform X1, which encodes MLIFFIVSFLPDMINVEHMGVSPPETKSEKGNHFAPEETTSEQAHELGSEYLHTELSENKHPCGYARTRNESAETATGVSCSDIHESSSGYVDKNSPPEHLGLLPKYASEHNPPDNSFCHQETVSGMTHEYGSGYVHETSEKKHQPGSDIVQNNLEEACTLVCGLPAEHLRPCSEEFSKNTLTERLGVLPEDSSKCTQIDQLSCPQLGSVEPTAAFGSINTSKELGEPTEQQQQLGSESLSNGIVKSPTATSHNAFYQALELNPEVMNQSNCGQRLQSPSEGASIVSQIGKSYLVEPLGLPPGFESGNSCVQQPKLHSEDMAQSSGVEQHEATPKNFLENSVQGRDGESSKTRKKYTPRPLSSSDRVLRSKSQEKSKASELSNNITDIGSSEQQKGKNRNKMIEKREVSDEYSRIRSHLRYLVNRINYERSLIAAYSTEGWKGLSLEKLKPEKELQRATSEILRRKLKIRDLFQRIDSLCAEGRLPESLFDSKGEIDSEDIFCAKCGSKDLSANNDIILCDGVCDRGFHQYCLQPPLLKEDIPPGDEGWLCPGCYCKLFCIELVNESQGASFCLADSWEKVFPEAVVAAGGQNQDPNLELPSDDSDDSDYNADNSEPDEKDQGDESSSDESDFTCSSEELEVPRNVDPCLGLLSDDSEDDDYDPDGPDHDNVAEPESSTSDFTSDSEDLGAMLKVNSSSPKDEVPVSNIGSTDSKGQKPKLGGNESRSDEPSSIMDSASGQDGTAVSKKRSSEKLDYKKLYDETYVNFPSSSSDDEDWSDTIAPRKRKRCAAGASSAPENGNASSSRSLSISEGSKLNPEHKLRRNMRHNSNFKDTNLSPAELKGGTSGSGSSDKKAGSSTHRRLGETEKQRLCESFRENQYPDRATKERLGKELDMTFRQVSKWFENARWSFNHPTSNQETAAKRFAENAIASAFPKKN
- the LOC107935031 gene encoding homeobox protein HAT3.1 isoform X2, which translates into the protein MINVEHMGVSPPETKSEKGNHFAPEETTSEQAHELGSEYLHTELSENKHPCGYARTRNESAETATGVSCSDIHESSSGYVDKNSPPEHLGLLPKYASEHNPPDNSFCHQETVSGMTHEYGSGYVHETSEKKHQPGSDIVQNNLEEACTLVCGLPAEHLRPCSEEFSKNTLTERLGVLPEDSSKCTQIDQLSCPQLGSVEPTAAFGSINTSKELGEPTEQQQQLGSESLSNGIVKSPTATSHNAFYQALELNPEVMNQSNCGQRLQSPSEGASIVSQIGKSYLVEPLGLPPGFESGNSCVQQPKLHSEDMAQSSGVEQHEATPKNFLENSVQGRDGESSKTRKKYTPRPLSSSDRVLRSKSQEKSKASELSNNITDIGSSEQQKGKNRNKMIEKREVSDEYSRIRSHLRYLVNRINYERSLIAAYSTEGWKGLSLEKLKPEKELQRATSEILRRKLKIRDLFQRIDSLCAEGRLPESLFDSKGEIDSEDIFCAKCGSKDLSANNDIILCDGVCDRGFHQYCLQPPLLKEDIPPGDEGWLCPGCYCKLFCIELVNESQGASFCLADSWEKVFPEAVVAAGGQNQDPNLELPSDDSDDSDYNADNSEPDEKDQGDESSSDESDFTCSSEELEVPRNVDPCLGLLSDDSEDDDYDPDGPDHDNVAEPESSTSDFTSDSEDLGAMLKVNSSSPKDEVPVSNIGSTDSKGQKPKLGGNESRSDEPSSIMDSASGQDGTAVSKKRSSEKLDYKKLYDETYVNFPSSSSDDEDWSDTIAPRKRKRCAAGASSAPENGNASSSRSLSISEGSKLNPEHKLRRNMRHNSNFKDTNLSPAELKGGTSGSGSSDKKAGSSTHRRLGETEKQRLCESFRENQYPDRATKERLGKELDMTFRQVSKWFENARWSFNHPTSNQETAAKRFAENAIASAFPKKN
- the LOC107935031 gene encoding homeobox protein HAT3.1 isoform X3, producing the protein MLIFFIVSFLPDMINVEHMGVSPPETKSEKGNHFAPEETTSEQAHELGSEYLHTELSENKHPCGYARTRNESAETATGVSCSDIHESSSGYVDKNSPPEHLGLLPKYASEHNPPDNSFCHQETVSGMTHEYGSGYVHETSEKKHQPGSDIVQNNLEEACTLVCGLPAEHLRPCSEEFSKNTLTERLGVLPEDSSKCTQIDQLSCPQLGSVEPTAAFGSINTSKELGEPTEQQQQLGSESLSNGIVKSPTATSHNAFYQALELNPEVMNQSNCGQRLQSPSEGASIVSQIGKSYLVEPLGLPPGFESGNSCVQQPKLHSEDMAQSSGVEQHEATPKNFLENSVQGRDGESSKTRKKYTPRPLSSSDRVLRSKSQEKSKASELSNNITDIGSSEQQKGKNRNKMIEKREVSDEYSRIRSHLRYLVNRINYERSLIAAYSTEGWKGLSLEKLKPEKELQRATSEILRRKLKIRDLFQRIDSLCAEGRLPESLFDSKGEIDSEDIFCAKCGSKDLSANNDIILCDGVCDRGFHQYCLQPPLLKEDIPPGDEGWLCPGCYCKLFCIELVNESQGASFCLADSWEKVFPEAVVAAGGQNQDPNLELPSDDSDDSDYNADNSEPDEKDQGDESSSDESDFTCSSEELEVPRNVDPCLGLLSDDSEDDDYDPDGPDHDNVAEPESSTSDFTSDSEDLGAMLKVNSSSPKDEVPVSNIGSTDSKGQKPKLGGNESRSDEPSSIMDSASGQDGTAVSKKRSSEKLDYKKLYDETYVNFPSSSSDDEDWSDTIAPRKRKRCAAGASSAPENGNASSSRSLSISEGSKLNPEHKLRRNMRHNSNFKDTNLSPAELKGGTSGSGSSDKKAGSSTHRRLGETEKQ